The proteins below are encoded in one region of Amycolatopsis acidiphila:
- a CDS encoding transposase family protein yields MITYHAILDVPGELAQYLGRLLHAERRRRGTRKTTRALSCFAQAVLGLRWFRHHVDVTALARDHGISRATGYRYLDEVITVLADQAPDLHDALRKAKDDGMTHLILDGKVFSADRSGEQATSVKGKQIDAWYSGKAHQHGGNVQALSAPTGFPWWVSDVEPGSVHDLTAARQHVLGALYWAASQLDLPTLADGGYTGAGIGVFTPIRQPAEGHVLDIDNRTYNALLRGLRCLGERGFALLTGRWRTLSHITASPRKIGDIVKASLVLTHYEHGKIT; encoded by the coding sequence GTGATCACCTATCATGCCATCCTCGACGTGCCCGGTGAACTGGCTCAGTACCTGGGCAGACTGCTGCATGCCGAGCGCCGCCGACGTGGCACCCGCAAGACGACCCGCGCGTTGAGCTGCTTCGCCCAGGCGGTGCTGGGCCTGCGCTGGTTCCGTCACCACGTCGATGTCACCGCACTGGCCCGTGATCACGGGATCTCGCGCGCCACCGGCTACCGGTACCTGGACGAGGTCATTACCGTCCTCGCCGATCAGGCGCCGGATCTGCACGACGCATTGCGGAAAGCCAAAGACGACGGCATGACCCACCTGATCTTGGACGGCAAGGTCTTCTCCGCCGACCGTTCTGGCGAGCAGGCCACCAGCGTGAAAGGGAAGCAGATCGACGCGTGGTACTCGGGAAAAGCTCACCAGCACGGTGGCAACGTTCAAGCGCTCTCGGCGCCGACCGGGTTTCCGTGGTGGGTCAGTGACGTCGAGCCCGGCTCGGTCCACGATCTGACCGCAGCCCGGCAGCACGTGCTGGGCGCCTTGTACTGGGCGGCATCGCAACTGGATCTGCCGACGCTGGCCGATGGCGGCTACACCGGCGCCGGCATCGGAGTGTTCACCCCGATCCGGCAACCCGCCGAGGGCCACGTCCTTGACATCGACAACCGTACCTACAACGCGCTGCTCCGGGGCCTGCGATGTTTGGGCGAACGCGGCTTCGCTCTGCTCACCGGACGCTGGCGAACGCTGAGCCA